A single uncultured Methanobrevibacter sp. DNA region contains:
- a CDS encoding DUF1848 domain-containing protein has translation MIINVGGRTDIVNYYTPWLLNRLSEGYSYSRNPFARENVYKLSLKPEDVDCLLFCSKNYQPILKHIGDIDEKYNILCNYTITAYGKDIEPKVPSINQSIKTLKRLSDIVGSNKILWRYDPILLTEKYTVEKHLETFEYMASEIAPLVYRCIFSFVDMYKKVEENMPEIIPFTQEDKEKLLKGIGEISRRYDLYTQSCATNESYEKYGIHAAGCTTREILEQAHNVVYKNVKGTGIRENCHCIPSRDIGAYNSCLSECKYCYANRKPDIPKNVIKLHDEKSPLLLGHLKEGDKLIDTEVIRYIEPKQTTLFDF, from the coding sequence ATGATAATAAATGTCGGCGGAAGAACAGATATAGTAAACTACTACACTCCATGGCTATTGAACAGACTTAGTGAAGGATATTCATATTCAAGAAATCCATTTGCAAGAGAGAATGTGTATAAGTTAAGCTTAAAGCCTGAAGATGTTGATTGTCTTCTGTTCTGCTCCAAGAACTACCAACCTATACTGAAACATATAGGTGACATTGATGAAAAGTACAATATATTGTGCAACTACACGATTACTGCATACGGCAAGGACATAGAACCGAAAGTCCCATCAATAAATCAATCTATTAAAACGTTGAAACGATTATCCGATATTGTTGGTAGCAACAAGATTCTCTGGAGATATGATCCGATACTTCTGACTGAAAAATACACAGTTGAAAAACATCTTGAAACATTTGAGTATATGGCTTCAGAAATTGCACCTCTGGTTTACAGATGCATCTTCAGCTTTGTTGATATGTACAAAAAAGTTGAAGAGAATATGCCGGAAATAATTCCATTCACTCAAGAGGATAAAGAAAAGCTATTGAAAGGGATTGGTGAGATATCAAGGAGATATGATCTTTACACTCAATCCTGTGCAACAAATGAAAGCTATGAGAAATATGGTATACATGCTGCAGGATGCACCACTCGTGAAATATTGGAACAGGCACACAATGTAGTTTATAAAAATGTTAAAGGAACTGGAATTAGAGAAAATTGTCACTGCATTCCATCAAGAGACATAGGTGCTTATAATTCTTGTTTAAGTGAATGTAAATATTGCTATGCCAATCGAAAACCGGACATTCCTAAGAATGTTATAAAATTGCATGATGAGAAATCACCATTATTACTTGGACATCTTAAGGAAGGTGACAAGCTAATTGATACAGAAGTAATAAGATATATTGAGCCAAAGCAAACAACTTTATTTGATTTTTAA
- a CDS encoding DUF1848 domain-containing protein has product MILNTGTRTDIPAFFSKWFLRRIEEGFVLSKNPYNNQIYKYNFNPKNVDCICFCSKNPKPLVKNLDKLSDYRQFWFTTINPYGKDVEVNVVNYKKVMKTFKELSETLGINCVSWRYDPIFITEKYNLDFHIDKFEEMASELHDFTSDCTISFIDLYQKVLRNFHEAREVTTEERLVIGENFARIARQYDMQMKTCVEGTLLDQFGFDSSGCMTQQVLEKAIGNNLKVPKGKYRNRECNCLMGRDIGLYNTCLHGCKYCYANSHEIIYYFSLTIDTNFIFFSN; this is encoded by the coding sequence ATGATTCTTAACACAGGCACAAGAACTGATATTCCTGCTTTTTTTAGTAAATGGTTCTTGAGAAGGATTGAAGAGGGTTTCGTACTTAGCAAAAACCCATATAACAATCAGATTTATAAATATAATTTCAATCCCAAAAATGTTGACTGTATCTGTTTTTGCTCTAAAAATCCAAAACCTCTGGTAAAGAATTTGGATAAACTGTCTGATTACAGGCAATTCTGGTTTACAACAATAAATCCCTATGGAAAAGACGTTGAAGTCAATGTTGTGAATTACAAAAAGGTCATGAAAACATTTAAGGAGCTGTCTGAAACATTGGGCATTAATTGCGTGTCATGGAGATATGATCCTATTTTTATCACTGAAAAATATAACTTGGATTTTCATATTGATAAATTTGAAGAGATGGCATCTGAATTGCATGATTTTACTTCTGACTGCACAATAAGCTTCATTGACTTGTATCAGAAGGTTTTAAGGAATTTTCATGAAGCTCGTGAAGTCACGACTGAGGAACGTTTGGTTATTGGTGAAAATTTTGCAAGAATTGCCAGGCAATATGATATGCAAATGAAAACATGCGTTGAAGGAACATTGCTTGACCAGTTTGGATTTGATTCATCCGGTTGCATGACTCAACAGGTATTGGAAAAAGCTATTGGAAATAATTTAAAAGTCCCCAAAGGAAAATACAGAAATCGAGAATGCAATTGTTTAATGGGAAGGGATATTGGATTATATAATACCTGCCTTCATGGGTGCAAATATTGCTATGCAAATAGTCACGAAATTATCTACTACTTTTCTCTCACTATAGATACTAATTTTATTTTCTTCAGTAATTAA
- a CDS encoding thiolase domain-containing protein codes for MRDVAIIGVSQTKFGELWDSSFRDLIAEAGLKAIVDADIGGDDIEAMFVGNMSSGLFVEQEHIAALISDHVGLNPIPATRVEAACASGGLALRQGIMAVASGFHDVVISAGVEKMTDVVDATPAIATASDQEWEAQQGATFPSLYAMIAKRHMHEYGTTREQLAQFSVVNHKNASKNPNAQFPFEISVDKVLNSTMVADPLTLLDCSPVSDGAAAIVMVPAEDAKKYTDTPIYVKASAQASGTLTLHDRKDITTIESTKVASRKAYEMAGVTQKDIDVTEVHDCFSINGLLAVEDLGFAEKGKGGIAIEEGQTEIDGDFPINSSGGLKARGHPLGATGIAQAAEIVWQLRGEAGGRQVEGAEIGMTHNIGGTGGTAAVHIFGRDL; via the coding sequence ATGAGAGATGTTGCGATTATCGGAGTTTCACAAACTAAATTTGGTGAATTATGGGATTCTTCCTTTAGGGATTTGATTGCTGAAGCTGGTTTAAAAGCTATCGTGGATGCAGATATTGGTGGTGACGACATTGAAGCAATGTTTGTTGGAAACATGTCTTCCGGACTTTTTGTAGAACAGGAACACATTGCAGCACTTATTTCTGATCATGTAGGTCTTAATCCAATTCCAGCTACAAGAGTTGAAGCTGCTTGTGCATCAGGCGGTCTTGCATTAAGACAAGGAATCATGGCGGTAGCATCCGGTTTTCATGATGTGGTTATTTCTGCAGGTGTTGAAAAAATGACTGATGTTGTGGATGCAACTCCAGCTATTGCTACTGCATCAGACCAGGAATGGGAAGCACAGCAAGGCGCTACTTTCCCGTCATTATATGCAATGATTGCAAAAAGACATATGCATGAATATGGTACCACTCGCGAACAATTGGCACAATTTTCTGTTGTAAACCATAAAAATGCATCTAAAAATCCTAATGCTCAATTCCCATTTGAAATCAGTGTTGATAAGGTATTGAATTCCACTATGGTGGCAGACCCATTAACTCTCCTTGACTGTTCCCCTGTAAGTGACGGAGCAGCAGCTATTGTAATGGTGCCTGCCGAGGATGCCAAAAAGTATACTGATACTCCAATTTATGTAAAAGCTTCTGCACAAGCTTCTGGAACTTTAACATTGCATGATAGAAAAGACATTACTACCATTGAATCTACTAAGGTTGCATCCAGAAAAGCTTATGAAATGGCAGGAGTCACCCAAAAAGACATTGACGTTACTGAAGTCCACGATTGTTTCTCAATCAACGGTCTATTGGCTGTGGAAGACTTAGGTTTTGCTGAAAAAGGTAAGGGTGGAATAGCTATTGAAGAAGGTCAAACAGAAATCGATGGTGATTTCCCAATCAACTCTTCAGGTGGTCTTAAAGCACGTGGACACCCATTAGGTGCAACCGGTATTGCTCAAGCTGCTGAAATAGTATGGCAACTTAGAGGAGAAGCTGGTGGACGTCAAGTTGAAGGTGCAGAAATCGGTATGACTCACAACATCGGAGGAACCGGTGGTACTGCAGCTGTACATATTTTCGGAAGAGATTTATAA